From the genome of uncultured Methanobacterium sp.:
TCCCGCCACTTTAAACCGACAAAGACCGGATGTTGGGGCCCAATACAGGTCAGTTATATTTTATCATGACTCCGAGCAGGAAAAACTGGCCCGCGCAAGTAAAGAAAAATTGGATGCATCTGGAAAGTTCCAGGGGAATATTGTTACCGAGATCAAACCAGCACCCACTTTCTGGAGGGCAGAAGAATACCATCAAAGGTATATAGAAAAAACTGGGCGGAAAAGCTGTCACTTTTAATTAAATTCATACCCTGAGTAAATCCTTTAAATTCAGGAGTTTATCCTCCTTAAATATAAATCTAGGAGGTATGCTCCTCTGAATCGAACCATTAATCCCCAGTAATTCTTCCATCGGGGGTGAAACTGCATGATAATATCTACCAATCTTATTCAACTTTTTTTGACTAATTAAAATGGCTTTTTCCAGGAGTTTACTTTGTTCAGGATCTCCCACCACCATTACCATTTTATGAAGGTCCAAATCCCGCTTGGGATGAGAATTGTTAGGGTATTTGCGTTGGATCCTCCTGATCTTACTGGTAGAACTCTTGTGAGAATCCATAATCTCATGAAAATCTATAATTTCTCTTACAATGAAATACCCAATTATATAAAGGGATTCCGGATGTTCTGACTCCAAGTAGGGGGTAAGACCTGCGTAAAATACCAGAATATCACCTGGTTTAAGTTTCGTGAGGTAACCTGCCTTTCGACCCACATCACCATAGGTGAAGGTGGTAAACTCTGGATCCAGGTGCACTTTCCGGTTAGCCACTTTAGTTGGAAGGTAACTAGAAAGGGGCTTTCCTTTTTTACCGATTAAATCCGTGTAGGTACGTTTTTCCGTGGATGTTTCATCTTTTTCTGATAATGGGATGTATTCAAAACTTCCATCCTGGAAGATAGGAGCCAGGACACCATCACTGGATTTGTCAATCCCCACCCTCAGCAACATGGCTTTCATATTTTCATTCCACCGTATTTCAGATTCTTTGAGCCCTAATAAAAGGAAAGCAGACTTTATAAAAAATATCAGATTATTTAAAAACGTTCATTTGAATGTAGTCTCATATCTCGGCCTAGAAGTTTCCTTAAAGGTCCAGAAATTTCCTTAATGAACTGCATTACCTTATTAACTTCCTTAATGATAATTTGTAATTAATCATAAATTTTATAATTTAGACATTTTATAATATAACTGAAATGCGTATATTTGAATCTTTGTTTAAGATATTAATCTTTAATTAAATTTGCGAGTTAGTAGGTTATAATTGGAAGGTTTATCCTTGGAAGGTCAGGTTTTTAAAATGGAAAAAATTCTGAAGTTCTTTGAAAAAGATCGCTTTGCCGATCTAAGCAACATTGAAGTGGTGAGTATTTCCCCTGGAAAAGCCACCACCACTATGGAAATTGAAGATATGCACCTTAACGGTGTGGGAACGGTTCATGGAGGAGCACTGTTTACCCTTGCAGATTTTACATTTGCCCTGGCAGCTAATTCCCATGGAAGAGTTACTGTGGCTATAAACGCTAACATATCCTATTTTAAAGGAGTCAGTAGTGGAGTTTTACGTGCAGAAGCCCGTGAACTGTCCAGTGGAGGCAGGATTGCCAGTTATACTGTGGACATATATGATGAAACCAGTGACCTGGTGGCAGTCTTTCAGGGTATGGCTTACCGTAAGCGGGAAAAAATCAGTGATTTTATGGAAGTTTCCTGATTTGAGGGAATTTTCATGATTTGATGGAAGTCCAGACAGATTATAAGTATTTTCATATTCAAATGATCAAGGGGTGTTAGTTTGAATAAATATGACATAATTGCCATGTTGAATGATGATTTCGTGAGAGAACTGGAAGCAACCATGGTTTACGTGCAAAATTCATTTTTAATGGAAGACTGTGATCCCAGCCGTGTGACTGAGGCCATATCTGTGGATGAAATGCGACATATGTGGTGGTTGGCAGATCTTATAACTAAAAGAGGGGGTAAGCCAACTATGGAACACAAGGAACTCAATTTTGGCGGAGACAGCCTTGAGGAAATGCTACATCGGCAGATTCAACTCGAATCAGAGGGTATTGATATTTACACCCATCAAATTGAAGTCATTGATGATGAGGAAGTGGTGGGAGTCCTGAAACACATAAGAGATGAGGAAAGACGCCATCGTAAGGAATTCCGTGAAAGATTAGATAATTTAAAGGATTAACCACATAAAATACTAAAAATACTAAATTTAGGATTAACACAACATTAAAGTACAAAAAATAGTAATTTAACGGATTAACACCAGGTTAAAGTACTAAAAAAGAGCAGTTAGTTTATCAGTTCATTACACGTATTGATACCAGGATGATGAAAATATGAAACTTACTCCTAAAGAAGTAGAGGAACTTCAAGAGAAACTATTAATTGTTCACAGGATTATTTCACAGGAAAACAGATTGAAAAGCTTTTACTACCAGGGAATAGATGTCCAGAATAAGTTTAAAGATGACCAGGGCATGATAAGCAAACTCATGGAACTGGATGATGCTGAAGATCTTCTAAAAAACTGTATAATTGAATTGGAAGATATGAAACGTAACGGACAATCATTCACACCTGCAGAATTACATGAATTCCTCATGGATCAGGACTGGAAATTCCTCTACAAAAAATACGACATGAAAACCTCAGAAGATGTGGGAAAACTGGATCTGGGAATGTTTTTAGAACTTATTTAATCTTCTAGAACATTTATAACATTTTAGACTTTTATAAGTTTAGAACAAATTTGCCTTTTAATTGTTAAACGTTTTAAAACTTTAATCTTTTTCTCGAAATCTTTGTAAAGTAATTCTATCCAGTCGAAGGACCATTTCAGGGGTTACCACCATGTTAATCCCTTCATCATGTTCTTCGGTGGGAACATGGTCCACTATCTGCAGTGGATGTACCGGGCTGCAGATGGGTGTTCCCCCATCAATAACTCCTGCTCGTGATAGGGAGGATATTTCCTGGTCAGCAAACCCTCTCCCTTTCCCAAGTCGATTCCCCTCCAGATCAACTCCCAGGGATCCCTCCACCACCAGATCTATCTGGGGGAATTTCGTAATTCTTTCCCCCAGCCTGAAAGCCCCTTCCATGGTGGATGCAATTTTTTCATTACCACTGGCTTTTTCCGGATCCAGGCGAAGATACCCATTTTTTAGTTTAGGGGTTGCCATCACCAGGACTTTACAATCCATCAGCACGTTTTCACGAACATCCTTCAAAGCCGAATCTGGGCTGGAAAAGATGATATCTGAATCCTGCCATTCTCTGGTCTTTCTCAATATTTCCGCAGCCTTAAAAGCTCCCTTAAAGTCGGGAATTCTTCCAAAACAGGACTTGGATGTTCTTAAAAGATCATTATTCTCAAGAGTTCCCCATATTATCGTTCTAAGTTTGTGCTTATCTTCTACTGGCATTAAATATACTTTATGAGTTATATCTAATAAATAC
Proteins encoded in this window:
- a CDS encoding ferritin-like domain-containing protein, with protein sequence MNKYDIIAMLNDDFVRELEATMVYVQNSFLMEDCDPSRVTEAISVDEMRHMWWLADLITKRGGKPTMEHKELNFGGDSLEEMLHRQIQLESEGIDIYTHQIEVIDDEEVVGVLKHIRDEERRHRKEFRERLDNLKD
- a CDS encoding 5-formyltetrahydrofolate cyclo-ligase, encoding MVAFFRELSYFKYLLDITHKVYLMPVEDKHKLRTIIWGTLENNDLLRTSKSCFGRIPDFKGAFKAAEILRKTREWQDSDIIFSSPDSALKDVRENVLMDCKVLVMATPKLKNGYLRLDPEKASGNEKIASTMEGAFRLGERITKFPQIDLVVEGSLGVDLEGNRLGKGRGFADQEISSLSRAGVIDGGTPICSPVHPLQIVDHVPTEEHDEGINMVVTPEMVLRLDRITLQRFREKD
- a CDS encoding PaaI family thioesterase; its protein translation is MEKILKFFEKDRFADLSNIEVVSISPGKATTTMEIEDMHLNGVGTVHGGALFTLADFTFALAANSHGRVTVAINANISYFKGVSSGVLRAEARELSSGGRIASYTVDIYDETSDLVAVFQGMAYRKREKISDFMEVS